The Anaeromyxobacter sp. Fw109-5 genomic interval GGGGCGCGGCGGGCGTGGTGAACTTAGCACGAGGTGGAAAGGCGCTTCTACGCTCTGCGCGTCGCCTATGAAGGCGGGCGGTTCCGAGGCTTCCAGCGGCAGCCCGGCCTCCCCACCGTGCAGGACGCGCTCGAGGGCGCGCTCCTCGCCGCCGGAGTCCGGGCGACGCTCGCCGTCGCGGCGCGAACCGACGCCGGCGTCCACGCGCTCGATCAGGTGGTCAGCTTCTCCGCGCGCGCCGCGCTCGACCCGGCGGCGCTCCGCGGCGCGCTCAACGCGGCGCTGCCGGAGGGCGTCGCCGTGCTCGAGGTGCTGCGCGTCGCGCCGTCCTTCCACGCACGAAACACCGCGCGCGCGCGCCGCTACGTGTATCTCGTCGGCGCTCCTCCCCCGGAGTCGCTCGCGGCCTACGCGTGGACGCTCCCCGACCCACGGGCCTTCCCGGACGGCGAGGCTCGGCTCGACGTGGCGGCCATGAGCGCCGCGCTGGCGCACGCGGTCGGGACGCACGACTTCACCGCCTTCGCGCGACCCGGCGAGCAGCGCGGAACGGTGCGAACCGTGACGCGCGCCGAGGTGGTCTCCGCGACCTGGGCGCCGCTCCACGCCCTCGTGTTCGAGGGGCACGGCTTCCTGCGCGCGATGATCCGCAACCTCGCTGGAACGGCGGTGACGGTCGGGGTCGGGCGGGCCGCCCCCGAGATCGTCCGCGAGCTGCTGCTCGCCCGCGGACGGTACCGCGGCGTCCGCGCGCCCGGCTGGGGGCTCACGCTCGCCTCGGTCGTCTATCCCGACGGGGCCCTTCGACCGCCGCGCGGTACAGCTCCATGAACACCCCGAACACCGGCGCGCGCGCGCCGGTCAGGGCGCGCACCGGCCCGCTCGGCAGGCGCGGCGCCTCGGGAGGGGTGGCACGCGGGTCCCGCGTCTCGCCCGGCTGCGGTGTCACATCTCCCCCTGCTCGGGGGGAAGCTGGCCGTACTTCGCGAGGAGGTCGGCGACAGCCTCCCGCAGGTAGTCCGACTGGCGGACGCGCGTGCGGCGCGCGAGGTTCCGGAGCTCTGCGGCGAACTGAGGGGGCAGCCGGACCAGCATGGGCTCGAGACGGGCGGACGGATTCGAATCGGAGGCGACGACGGTCAGCTCGATCGACGTGGTCATGTGTAGGCTCCTTGCGACAGCGGCTTACGTTTGCCTACACGCTACCACTCGATAGCCGCCTCGCAAGAAAGCGCACGCCCGGAAGGTTTCTTGACAGATCCGCCTGTTTTCGACGGCCGCGAGCCCGCCCCCTACCCCGGCACGACGGGCAACGGCACGCCCGCGAGCGCGTTCATCCGCCCCGACCGGAAGGGCTCGAGGTCGAGCACGGCGAGCTTGAAGCCGGCGGCCTTCACCGCCCGCGCGATCTCCGCACGCTGCTCGAAGCCGCGGGCCAGCTCCTCCTCCCCGAGCTCCACCCGCCCGATGTCGCCGTGGTGGCGGACGCGCAGGTCGTGGAATCCGAGGACGCGCAGGGCGGCCTCGGCGCGCTCGACCTCGCCGAGCCGCTCCGGGGTGACGGGGGTGCCGTACGGGATCCGCGAGGCGAGGCAAGCCATCTGCGGCTTCGCCCACGTCGGCAGCCCGTACGCCTCGCTCCAGGCGCGGACCTCGTCCTTGCTCAGCTCGGCCTCGGCCAGCGGCGAGCGGACGCGCCGCTCCTGCGCGGCGCGGTGCCCCGGCCGGTGATCGCCGAGGTCGTCCGCGTTGAAGCCGTCGAGGACGACCGCGAGCCCCTCGGCGCGCGCCGTCTCCTCGCAGAGGCGGAACAGCTCCCGCTTGCAGTAGTAGCAGCGGTCGGAGGCGTTCGCGACGTAGCCCGGGTCGTCCTGCTCGTGGCTCTCCCGCTCCAGGTGGCGGACACCGATGCGCGCCGCGAGCGCGCGCGCCTCCTCGCGCTCGGCGTGCGGGACGGACGGCGAGTGCGCCGTCAGGGCCACGGCGCGAGCGCCCAGCACCTCGTGGGCGACCGCGACGACGAAGGTGGAGTCCACCCCGCCCGAGAACGCCACGAGGACGCTGCCGCAGCCGCGCAGCGCCTCCTTCAGGCGCGCGAGCTTCGGCGCGGATGCACGGCGGAGGTCTTCGAGGGCGTTCGGCGACATGGCGCGGGACTAATACCCGCTCGCGCCAGTCCGCGCAAAGCTCCCCCGCACGAGCTGGAGAAGGCGCGAGGCAGGCAGCGCGCGCCGCGGCTCAGCGGCGCCGCTTGGCGGTCTTCGTGGCCCGCCCCGCGACCTTCTTCGGCGCCTGGCGTGCCGCCGCCTTCGCGACGAGCTTGCGCCGTGCCCCGCCGCGCGTGGCCCGAGCGGGCTTCCCGCGGCGCGGCCGCAGGCCGCCGGTGATCCGCCCGAACTCCGCCGGCCCGACGAGGCGCTGATCGACGAGGGCCTGGAAGACGCGCGTCCCGGCCTCCTCGACGGAGATCTCGTCCGTGTGGACGGTCAGGTCGGCGTGCGTCGGCGGCTCGTACGGCACGTCGACGCCGGGGACCTGCTTCAGCTCGCCCGCCAGGGCGCGCCGGTAGATGCCCTGCGGGTCGCGCTGCTGGAGCTTCTCCATCGAGCAGTCGACGAAGACCTCCACGAACCGGCGCGCCTCCTTGCGGAGCGCCTCCCGGGCGTCCCGGTACGGCGACAGCGCCGCGCAGACGGCGATCCCGCCCGCCCGCGCTACGGCCTTCGCGACCAGCCCGAGCCGCGCCACCGCCCTGGCGTGGTCGTCCTTGCCGGCGCCGAGCCCCTCGAGCAGCACGGCTGCGTCGCCGTCCTCG includes:
- a CDS encoding ribbon-helix-helix domain-containing protein: MTTSIELTVVASDSNPSARLEPMLVRLPPQFAAELRNLARRTRVRQSDYLREAVADLLAKYGQLPPEQGEM
- the larE gene encoding ATP-dependent sacrificial sulfur transferase LarE codes for the protein MSPNALEDLRRASAPKLARLKEALRGCGSVLVAFSGGVDSTFVVAVAHEVLGARAVALTAHSPSVPHAEREEARALAARIGVRHLERESHEQDDPGYVANASDRCYYCKRELFRLCEETARAEGLAVVLDGFNADDLGDHRPGHRAAQERRVRSPLAEAELSKDEVRAWSEAYGLPTWAKPQMACLASRIPYGTPVTPERLGEVERAEAALRVLGFHDLRVRHHGDIGRVELGEEELARGFEQRAEIARAVKAAGFKLAVLDLEPFRSGRMNALAGVPLPVVPG
- the cysC gene encoding adenylyl-sulfate kinase produces the protein MDSQTTGFVIWLTGMNRAGKSTLAAHLAKRLAAAGRTVELLDEDGDAAVLLEGLGAGKDDHARAVARLGLVAKAVARAGGIAVCAALSPYRDAREALRKEARRFVEVFVDCSMEKLQQRDPQGIYRRALAGELKQVPGVDVPYEPPTHADLTVHTDEISVEEAGTRVFQALVDQRLVGPAEFGRITGGLRPRRGKPARATRGGARRKLVAKAAARQAPKKVAGRATKTAKRRR
- the truA gene encoding tRNA pseudouridine(38-40) synthase TruA, whose translation is MERRFYALRVAYEGGRFRGFQRQPGLPTVQDALEGALLAAGVRATLAVAARTDAGVHALDQVVSFSARAALDPAALRGALNAALPEGVAVLEVLRVAPSFHARNTARARRYVYLVGAPPPESLAAYAWTLPDPRAFPDGEARLDVAAMSAALAHAVGTHDFTAFARPGEQRGTVRTVTRAEVVSATWAPLHALVFEGHGFLRAMIRNLAGTAVTVGVGRAAPEIVRELLLARGRYRGVRAPGWGLTLASVVYPDGALRPPRGTAP